A window of Enoplosus armatus isolate fEnoArm2 chromosome 3, fEnoArm2.hap1, whole genome shotgun sequence contains these coding sequences:
- the LOC139282994 gene encoding kelch-like protein 10, which yields MSEQGESSSTLNSHRSEMEKRMSDMASAALTELRQEGQLCDVVISVGGVEFEAHKIILCSCSSYFRTLFTGAWATSQKQMYTIPGVSPEMMHLIINYAYTHSVPLTNDNVVEVLAAADQFLVPGIIQTCCFFLEDQLCLRNCIGIWRLVDFYHCPELRDKVFLYILHRFEEIVCVSQELLELSVQQLAAIIGSDLLNVKKESTVFEAILRWINHLPDQRQGHISVLLPKVRLGLMTAGYLQNSVIDNAMVKDSIECIPIINDAVTAFIDFRANGRSNTVYSNLLNRPRLPPAILLATGGKDGNTAATSLEAYDARADLWVTVSTEDTEDILRAHHGAAVLNNFVYLIGGCSYGSHLNTVQRFDLVTCTWHQVSPMNSCRCYVSVAVLNGCIYAMGGFNGQAYYNSVECYKPETDRWTMIVPMRTKRCGASATTLNGKVYICGGFNGRRSLSVVECYDPDTSLWTTIAPMRSCRRGLGVAAYKGHIYAVGGSISGSSCLRTAETYNPQTNRWSAMPSMYNPRSHFGIEVVDDQLFVVGGYNGSTTMLSVERYDEEAGMWYSASNIEMSRSGLSCCVLHGLHSETESLFPRGSLTLTNVEEAVEEDS from the exons atgagtgAACAAGGAGAATCTTCATCCACGTTAAATTCTCACAGAAGTGAAATGGAGAAAAGGATGAGTGACATGGCATCTGCAGCCTTGACTGAACTCCGTCAGGAGGGACAACTGTGTGATGTGGTGATCAGTGTGGGTGGTGTTGAGTTTGAGGCCCACAAGATCATCCTCTGTAGCTGCAGCTCATACTTTCG CACTCTCTTCACTGGTGCCTGGGCAACCTCACAGAAGCAGATGTACACTATCCCTGGGGTGTCGCCCGAGATGATGCACCTTATCATCAATTATGCCTACACCCACTCTGTTCCCCTGACGAATGATAATGTGGTGGAGGTTTTGGCGGCTGCAGACCAGTTCTTGGTCCCGGGGATCATTCAGACCTGCTGCTTCTTCCTGGAGGACCAGCTGTGCCTGAGGAACTGCATTGGCATCTGGAGGCTGGTGGACTTCTACCACTGCCCTGAGCTGAGGGACAAGGTCTTCCTCTACATCCTGCATCGCTTTGAGGAGATAGTTTGTGTCTCCCAGGAGCTCCTGGAGCTCTCTGTGCAGCAGCTGGCTGCTATCATTGGGAGCGATCTCCTCAATGTGAAAAAGGAAAGCACAGTGTTTGAGGCCATCCTCCGCTGGATTAACCACCTGCCTGACCAAAGACAAGGTCACATCTCTGTGCTGTTACCCAAG GTGCGGCTAGGCTTGATGACCGCTGGTTACCTCCAAAACAGCGTCATCGACAATGCTATGGTGAAGGACAGCATCGAATGTATACCCATTATCAATGATGCAGTGACAGCGTTTATAGATTTCAGGGCCAATGGACGCTCAAACACTGTCTACAGTAACCTGCTGAACCGCCCACGCCTCCCTCCTGCCATTTTATTGGCCACCGGAGGCAAAGATGGCAACACTGCTGCGACCAGCCTCGAGGCGTATGATGCCCGAGCTGACCTCTGGGTCACTGTGAgcactgaggacactgaggacattTTGCGCGCTCATCACGGTGCTGCTGTCCTTAACAACTTTGTGTACTTAATCGGTGGCTGCAGCTATGGATCTCACTTGAATACTGTGCAAAGGTTTGACCTCGTCACCTGCACGTGGCACCAGGTGTCACCCATGAACTCCTGCCGCTGCTATGTCAGTGTTGCTGTGCTGAATGGGTGCATTTATGCAATGGGAGGCTTCAACGGACAAGCTTACTATAACTCTGTCGAGTGCTACAAGCCTGAGACTGACCGGTGGACCATGATTGTACCCATGCGTACAAAGAGGTGTGGGGCCAGTGCCACAACTCTAAATGGCAAG GTGTACATTTGTGGGGGTTTCAACGGGCGTCGCAGCCTCTCTGTGGTTGAATGCTACGACCCGGACACCAGCCTGTGGACCACGATCGCCCCCATGAGGAGCTGCCGAAGAGGCCTGGGGGTCGCAGCCTACAAAGGCCACATCTATGCA gTTGGTGGCTCCATTAGTGGTTCTTCCTGCCTACGCACTGCTGAGACCTACAACCCCCAGACCAACAGGTGGAGCGCCATGCCATCCATGTACAACCCCCGCAGCCACTTTGGTATTGAGGTGGTGGACGACCAGCTCTTTGTGGTCGGAGGATACAACGGCTCCACCACTATGTTGTCTGTGGAGCGCTACGACGAGGAGGCTGGTATGTGGTACAGTGCCTCTAACATTGAGATGTCCCGCAGCGGcctgagctgctgtgtgctgcacGGACTCCACAGCGAGACGGAGAGCTTGTTCCCTCGTGGTTCCCTGACGCTCACCAATGTGGAGGAGGCTGTAGAGGAAGACTCTTAA